A genome region from Chiroxiphia lanceolata isolate bChiLan1 chromosome 5, bChiLan1.pri, whole genome shotgun sequence includes the following:
- the LOC116787002 gene encoding histone H2A-IV has translation MSGRGKQGGKARAKAKSRSSRAGLQFPVGRVHRLLRKGNYAERVGAGAPVYLAAVLEYLTAEILELAGNAARDNKKTRIIPRHLQLAIRNDEELNKLLGKVTIAQGGVLPNIQAVLLPKKTDSHKAKAK, from the coding sequence ATGTCCGGGCGCGGGAAGCAGGGCGGGAAGGCGCGGGCCAAGGCCAAGTCGCGCTCGTCGCGGGCCGGGCTGCAGTTCCCCGTGGGCCGCGTGCACCGGCTGCTGCGCAAGGGCAACTACGCGGAGCGGGTGGGCGCCGGCGCGCCCGTGTACCTGGCGGCCGTGCTGGAGTACCTGACGGCCGAGATCCTGGAGCTGGCGGGCAACGCGGCCCGCGACAACAAGAAGACGCGCATCATCCCCCGCCACCTGCAGCTCGCCATCCGCAACGACGAGGAGCTCAACAAGCTGCTGGGCAAGGTGACGATCGCGCAGGGCGGCGTGCTGCCCAACATCCAGGCCGTGCTGCTGCCCAAGAAGACCGACAGCCACAAGGCCAAAGCCAAGTAA
- the LOC116787016 gene encoding histone H4 — protein sequence MSGRGKGGKGLGKGGAKRHRKVLRDNIQGITKPAIRRLARRGGVKRISGLIYEETRGVLKVFLENVIRDAVTYTEHAKRKTVTAMDVVYALKRQGRTLYGFGG from the coding sequence ATGTCTGGTAGAGGCAAAGGCGGGAAGGGGCTCGGCAAAGGCGGCGCCAAGCGCCACCGCAAGGTGCTGCGCGACAACATCCAGGGCATCACCAAGCCGGCCATCCGCCGCCTGGCTCGGCGCGGCGGCGTCAAGCGCATCTCGGGGCTCATCTACGAGGAGACGCGCGGCGTGCTGAAGGTCTTCCTGGAGAACGTCATCCGCGACGCCGTCACCTACACCGAGCACGCCAAGAGGAAGACGGTGACGGCCATGGACGTGGTCTACGCCCTCAAGCGCCAGGGACGCACCCTCTACGGCTTCGGCGGCTAA
- the LOC116787020 gene encoding histone H3, whose protein sequence is MARTKQTARKSTGGKAPRKQLATKAARKSAPATGGVKKPHRYRPGTVALREIRRYQKSTELLIRKLPFQRLVREIAQDFKTDLRFQSSAVMALQEASEAYLVGLFEDTNLCAIHAKRVTIMPKDIQLARRIRGERA, encoded by the coding sequence ATGGCGCGCACGAAGCAGACGGCGCGTAAGTCGACGGGCGGGAAGGCGCCCCGCAAGCAGCTGGCCACCAAGGCGGCCCGCAAGAGCGCGCCGGCCACGGGCGGCGTCAAGAAACCGCACCGCTACCGGCCCGGCACGGTGGCGCTGCGCGAGATCCGCCGCTACCAGAAGTCGACGGAGCTGCTGATCCGCAAGCTGCCCTTCCAGCGCCTGGTGCGCGAGATCGCGCAGGACTTCAAGACCGACCTGCGCTTCCAGAGCTCGGCCGTCATGGCGCTGCAGGAGGCCAGCGAGGCTTACCTGGTGGGGCTCTTCGAGGACACCAACCTGTGCGCCATCCACGCCAAGCGCGTCACCATCATGCCCAAAGACATCCAGCTCGCCCGCCGCATCCGCGGAGAGCGCGCCTGA
- the LOC116786996 gene encoding histone H3 has translation MARTKQTARKSTGGKAPRKQLATKAARKSAPATGGVKKPHRYRPGTVALREIRRYQKSTELLIRKLPFQRLVREIAQDFKTDLRFQSSAVMALQEASEAYLVGLFEDTNLCAIHAKRVTIMPKDIQLARRIRGERA, from the coding sequence ATGGCGCGCACGAAGCAGACGGCGCGTAAGTCGACGGGCGGGAAGGCGCCCCGCAAGCAGCTGGCTACCAAGGCGGCCCGCAAGAGCGCGCCGGCCACGGGCGGCGTCAAGAAGCCGCACCGCTACCGGCCCGGCACGGTGGCGCTGCGCGAGATCCGCCGCTACCAGAAGTCGACGGAGCTGCTGATCCGCAAGCTGCCCTTCCAGCGCCTGGTGCGCGAGATCGCGCAGGACTTCAAGACCGACCTGCGCTTCCAGAGCTCGGCCGTCATGGCGCTGCAGGAGGCCAGCGAGGCTTACCTGGTGGGGCTCTTCGAGGACACCAACCTGTGCGCCATCCACGCCAAGCGCGTCACCATCATGCCCAAAGACATCCAGCTCGCCCGCCGCATCCGCGGAGAGCGCGCCTGA